One Leifsonia shinshuensis DNA window includes the following coding sequences:
- a CDS encoding sigma-70 family RNA polymerase sigma factor, producing MSRPAARKGAPDALSDSQLVDRTRDGDERAYAELWQRHYRAGVTVARAYTAAFDPDDLVSEAFTRMFAAITDGGGPTSGFRPYLFTVIRNTAASWGRRAAREIAIEHAEEIEDLRFTEASRLAELDRSLAARAFRALPPRWQEVLWYTEVEALPPREVAPLLGMKANSVAALAVRAREGLRASWIQAHLATVREDSECRWAIEHLGAGLRKRLSASVRRRLDDHLAGCGDCRLVAAEAVEVNRRLGFVLLPLAAGIGGAAAYASGTANGGAAAASAAEPGAGSAGTGSRAWDSTAWRSTAVVASAVVAATSLVAVALGVAPRETVSAPVAGSAAHSAAAAPGDAGGAAPAPVPVGPPAEPDPAPPATPDDTTGAAVSTQPDADRVPTTTVTPTATPTASPTPTASPTPTASPTPTPTPTPTPTPPAAPPLPAPAILTPSTTIRSRHATVSGTALPGSSVAVALLGASGTAQAHASGTTTSAGMWSVTLDLSALPDGDYTLTAVASDGSGTSAPATSPVALDRAHAHGRQQGQRTHRTGRVTPGGEIAP from the coding sequence GTGTCCCGTCCCGCCGCCCGCAAGGGCGCCCCTGATGCCCTGTCCGACAGCCAGCTCGTCGATCGCACCCGCGACGGCGACGAGCGGGCGTACGCGGAGCTGTGGCAGCGCCACTATCGCGCCGGCGTGACCGTCGCCCGCGCGTACACGGCGGCTTTCGACCCGGACGACCTGGTGTCGGAGGCGTTCACGCGGATGTTCGCGGCGATCACGGACGGCGGCGGACCCACCTCCGGCTTCCGGCCCTACCTGTTCACGGTGATCCGGAACACGGCGGCGAGCTGGGGGCGGCGCGCTGCGCGCGAGATCGCGATCGAGCACGCCGAGGAGATCGAGGACCTGCGGTTCACCGAGGCCAGCCGACTGGCCGAGCTGGACCGTTCGCTCGCTGCCCGGGCGTTCCGCGCCCTCCCGCCGCGGTGGCAGGAGGTGCTCTGGTACACGGAGGTCGAGGCGCTGCCGCCGCGCGAGGTCGCGCCGCTGCTCGGGATGAAGGCGAACTCCGTGGCGGCGCTGGCCGTACGGGCGCGGGAGGGCCTTCGCGCCTCCTGGATCCAGGCCCACCTGGCGACGGTGCGGGAGGACTCGGAGTGCCGCTGGGCGATCGAGCACCTGGGCGCCGGCCTCCGCAAGCGCCTGTCGGCGAGCGTGCGCCGCCGCCTGGACGACCACCTCGCGGGCTGCGGGGACTGCCGCCTCGTCGCAGCGGAGGCCGTGGAGGTGAACCGGCGCCTCGGCTTCGTGCTCCTGCCGCTCGCCGCGGGGATCGGGGGCGCGGCGGCGTACGCGAGCGGGACGGCGAACGGCGGGGCGGCCGCGGCGAGCGCCGCCGAGCCGGGCGCGGGATCGGCAGGAACCGGGTCGCGCGCGTGGGACTCGACGGCCTGGAGGTCGACGGCGGTCGTGGCGTCGGCCGTCGTCGCGGCGACCTCCCTCGTCGCGGTAGCGCTCGGCGTCGCGCCCCGCGAGACGGTGTCGGCGCCGGTCGCGGGCAGCGCTGCGCACTCGGCTGCCGCCGCACCGGGCGATGCCGGCGGTGCGGCTCCGGCGCCCGTTCCCGTCGGCCCTCCAGCGGAGCCGGATCCCGCTCCGCCCGCGACTCCCGACGACACCACGGGTGCTGCCGTGTCCACTCAGCCGGATGCCGACCGGGTCCCCACGACGACCGTGACACCGACAGCGACGCCGACCGCGAGTCCGACGCCGACCGCGAGTCCGACGCCAACCGCGAGTCCGACGCCGACTCCCACTCCGACCCCGACGCCGACACCTCCCGCCGCGCCGCCCCTGCCCGCACCGGCGATCCTGACCCCGTCGACCACGATCCGCTCGCGGCACGCCACCGTCTCCGGTACGGCGCTCCCCGGCAGCAGCGTCGCGGTCGCCCTTCTCGGCGCCTCCGGAACAGCACAGGCGCACGCGAGCGGGACCACGACGTCGGCCGGGATGTGGTCCGTCACCCTCGACCTCTCCGCGCTGCCGGACGGGGACTACACCCTCACCGCCGTCGCGTCCGACGGCAGCGGCACGAGTGCGCCCGCCACCTCCCCCGTCGCTCTCGATCGCGCGCACGCACACGGCAGACAGCAGGGTCAGCGAACTCACAGGACGGGACGCGTCACACCCGGGGGTGAAATCGCTCCTTAA
- a CDS encoding DNA alkylation repair protein, translating into MTTQSGPTALDVQDALAAVADPADAVFLQRFFKTGPGEYGEGDLFIGVRVPQTRAVAKRFAGLPLPEVRALLDSPVHEHRLAGLIVLNAAFARASAARTRDDAERERLAGFYVRAVRDGRVNNWDLVDASAEYVLGAFLLDRPRGLLDELAASPVLWERRVAVLSTFAFLKAGDASTTLELAARLLDDPEDLMHKAVGWMLRETGKRVDRALLVGFLDEHAARMPRTMLAYATEHLDAATRAAYRALPRRPRRAAGLG; encoded by the coding sequence ATGACGACGCAGAGTGGCCCGACGGCCCTCGACGTCCAGGACGCGCTCGCCGCGGTCGCCGATCCGGCCGACGCCGTCTTCCTGCAGCGCTTCTTCAAGACCGGGCCCGGCGAGTACGGCGAGGGCGATCTCTTCATCGGCGTGCGCGTGCCGCAGACCCGCGCGGTCGCGAAGCGGTTCGCCGGCCTGCCGCTGCCGGAGGTCCGTGCGCTGCTGGACAGCCCCGTCCACGAGCACAGGCTGGCCGGGCTCATCGTCCTGAACGCCGCCTTCGCCCGGGCGAGCGCCGCCCGCACCCGCGACGACGCCGAGCGGGAGCGGCTGGCCGGTTTCTACGTCCGGGCGGTGCGCGACGGCCGCGTGAACAACTGGGACCTCGTGGACGCGTCCGCCGAGTACGTGCTCGGCGCGTTCCTCCTCGACCGCCCGCGGGGGCTGCTGGACGAGCTCGCCGCCAGCCCGGTGCTGTGGGAGCGCCGGGTGGCCGTGCTCTCCACCTTCGCCTTCTTGAAGGCGGGCGACGCCTCCACGACGCTAGAGCTCGCGGCCCGGCTGCTGGACGATCCGGAGGACCTCATGCACAAGGCCGTCGGGTGGATGCTGCGCGAGACCGGCAAGCGGGTCGACCGCGCGCTGCTGGTCGGCTTCCTGGACGAGCACGCCGCGCGGATGCCGCGCACGATGCTCGCCTACGCGACCGAGCACCTCGACGCAGCGACCCGGGCGGCGTACCGGGCGCTGCCCCGCCGACCCCGGCGCGCCGCAGGCCTGGGATGA
- a CDS encoding SDR family NAD(P)-dependent oxidoreductase has protein sequence MARTVRGARVLITGAASGMGLLYAERAVREGAKAVVLWDRDEAGLTRLTDRLRGEVLAGRTVTAWGAPAGSPSSATGSRNAGTSIHPYVVDLRELGGIAQAAQSVRKELDGVDVLVNNAGIVRGKFFWEHDNGDDTRATMQVNALAPMYTTREFLPGMISSPREARIVNIASAAGTLANPRMSVYAASKSAVINWSDSLRLELEQQGYGHVKVTTVAPSYIDTGMFEGARGPLLTPILTPEYVVDRVWRAMLAGKPVLLLPWSVGLAKTLKGVLPTRAWDALAGRLFGVYSSMDEFTGR, from the coding sequence ATGGCGAGAACGGTTCGAGGCGCACGCGTCCTGATCACCGGCGCGGCCTCCGGCATGGGCCTCCTCTACGCGGAGCGCGCCGTCCGGGAGGGCGCCAAGGCCGTCGTGCTGTGGGATCGCGACGAGGCCGGCCTCACCCGCCTCACCGATCGCCTGCGCGGCGAAGTGCTCGCGGGCCGCACCGTCACCGCGTGGGGCGCTCCGGCCGGTTCGCCGAGCTCGGCGACCGGCTCGCGGAACGCCGGCACCAGCATCCACCCGTACGTCGTCGACCTCCGCGAGCTCGGCGGGATCGCCCAGGCGGCCCAGTCGGTCCGCAAGGAGCTCGACGGCGTCGACGTGCTCGTCAACAACGCGGGGATCGTGCGCGGCAAGTTCTTCTGGGAGCACGACAACGGCGACGACACCCGCGCGACCATGCAGGTCAACGCGCTGGCGCCGATGTACACGACGCGGGAGTTCCTGCCCGGCATGATCTCGAGCCCCCGCGAGGCGCGCATCGTCAACATCGCGTCGGCGGCCGGCACCCTCGCCAACCCGCGCATGAGCGTCTACGCGGCGAGCAAGTCCGCCGTCATCAACTGGAGCGACAGCCTCCGCCTCGAGCTCGAGCAGCAGGGCTACGGCCACGTGAAGGTCACGACCGTCGCGCCGAGCTACATCGACACCGGGATGTTCGAGGGCGCCCGCGGGCCGCTGCTCACCCCGATCCTCACCCCGGAGTACGTGGTCGACCGGGTCTGGCGGGCGATGCTCGCGGGCAAGCCGGTCCTGCTGCTGCCGTGGTCGGTGGGGCTCGCGAAGACGCTGAAGGGCGTCCTCCCGACCCGCGCGTGGGACGCCCTGGCCGGACGGCTGTTCGGCGTCTACAGCTCGATGGACGAGTTCACCGGACGCTGA
- a CDS encoding helix-turn-helix domain-containing protein: MKPGEQPPDRGFARLLLGFDETRRRFTETTVPLICTSTEQQTFRTAVSGAMIGGIVFNAIGGSRHTVEQPEQHGGSETGANAMIHIQLSGESALTQDGRSAVVRAGDITAYSAARPFRLDHGGESLIVRIPHHALPVPASIVDEVVAVRFARERPLVGIVHPLAAQLGRTVHRLQGGAGRRLAESAVGMLGAVVVETLQDRGDRTRESQLDAVVEYIELNLARPGLTVAEIASANFMSVRTLHALFEEHDSTVAAWVRTRRLERSRRDLADSAFAGLRIGEIALRWGFRDAAHFSRVFADRFGASPRAFRASAAGAAVSSGSPGA; this comes from the coding sequence ATGAAGCCTGGGGAGCAGCCGCCGGATCGAGGATTCGCGCGGCTCCTCCTGGGTTTCGACGAGACCCGCCGTCGCTTCACCGAGACGACGGTCCCGCTGATCTGCACGAGCACGGAGCAGCAGACCTTCCGCACCGCCGTGAGCGGCGCGATGATCGGCGGGATCGTGTTCAACGCCATCGGCGGCTCGCGCCACACCGTGGAGCAGCCGGAGCAGCACGGCGGCAGCGAGACCGGCGCCAACGCGATGATCCACATCCAGCTCTCCGGGGAGAGCGCGCTGACGCAGGACGGCCGCTCCGCCGTGGTGCGGGCCGGTGACATCACCGCGTACTCCGCTGCCCGTCCGTTCCGGCTGGACCACGGCGGGGAGAGCCTGATCGTCCGGATCCCGCATCACGCGCTGCCGGTCCCGGCCAGCATCGTGGACGAGGTGGTGGCGGTGCGGTTCGCGCGCGAGCGTCCCCTCGTCGGCATCGTCCATCCGCTGGCCGCGCAGCTCGGGCGCACGGTCCACCGCCTCCAGGGCGGCGCGGGCAGGCGGCTGGCCGAGAGCGCCGTCGGCATGCTCGGCGCGGTCGTGGTGGAGACGCTGCAGGACCGTGGCGACCGGACCAGGGAGTCGCAGCTCGACGCGGTCGTCGAGTACATCGAGCTGAACCTCGCCCGGCCCGGGCTGACGGTGGCAGAGATCGCGAGCGCCAACTTCATGTCGGTACGCACGCTGCACGCGCTCTTCGAGGAGCACGACAGCACGGTCGCCGCCTGGGTGCGCACACGCCGCCTGGAGCGCTCCCGCCGCGACCTGGCGGACTCGGCGTTCGCGGGCCTCCGGATCGGGGAGATCGCCCTGCGCTGGGGTTTCCGGGACGCCGCCCACTTCAGCCGCGTCTTCGCCGACCGGTTCGGGGCGTCGCCGCGTGCCTTCCGGGCGTCGGCCGCCGGGGCCGCAGTCAGCTCCGGCTCGCCCGGCGCTTGA
- a CDS encoding SRPBCC family protein, with product MTTVTESVDVNVPVTTAYNQWTQFESFPQFLDQVEDIRQVDSTTNHWRVKIGGAVREFDTVITEQHPDERVAWKSVAGDVVHAGVVTFHRLSDDSSRVTVQFDWQPGDAMEKVGAALGVDDHAVKKDLRNFKEFIEAQPAETGAWRDDVDRGGVA from the coding sequence ATGACCACCGTGACCGAGAGCGTCGACGTGAACGTGCCCGTCACCACCGCGTACAACCAGTGGACTCAGTTCGAGAGCTTCCCGCAGTTCCTCGATCAGGTGGAGGACATCCGCCAGGTCGACTCCACCACCAACCACTGGCGCGTGAAGATCGGCGGCGCCGTCCGCGAGTTCGACACCGTCATCACCGAGCAGCACCCGGACGAGCGGGTGGCCTGGAAGAGCGTCGCGGGCGACGTCGTCCACGCGGGCGTCGTCACCTTCCATCGTCTCTCCGACGACAGCAGCCGCGTCACGGTGCAGTTCGACTGGCAGCCGGGTGATGCGATGGAGAAGGTCGGCGCAGCGCTCGGCGTGGACGACCACGCCGTCAAGAAGGACCTCCGCAACTTCAAGGAGTTCATCGAGGCGCAGCCCGCGGAGACGGGCGCCTGGCGCGACGACGTGGACCGCGGAGGCGTCGCCTGA
- a CDS encoding ABC transporter permease, which produces MTYQNAPEGDGPLLVVGGPGDGLVATSVARETPREASPTAPFLSRRWVRVVGGALIPVVLLVAWQLASTSGAFSSSQLPTPAMVVQAGVDLAQRGLLGLYIAISTQRVLIGFAFGAALGLLFGAIVGLSRLGDILFSPTLGAIRAVPSLAWVPLLILWFKIGEDSKIILIAIGAFFPVYTTVGAALRHVDRQLVEAGRAFGLGGVRLFTTVQLPSVLPSVVSGLRLALAQAWLFLVAAELIASSMGLGFLLSDSQNNGRTDRLFLAIILLAILGKLTDSLVGLFERWANRRWA; this is translated from the coding sequence ATGACGTACCAGAACGCGCCCGAGGGCGACGGGCCGCTCCTCGTGGTCGGCGGGCCCGGCGACGGCCTCGTGGCCACGTCCGTCGCGCGCGAGACGCCGCGGGAGGCCTCCCCCACCGCGCCGTTCCTCTCGCGCCGCTGGGTGCGGGTCGTCGGCGGCGCGCTGATCCCGGTCGTCCTGCTCGTCGCGTGGCAGCTCGCCTCCACGTCGGGCGCGTTCTCGTCCTCCCAGCTCCCCACCCCGGCGATGGTCGTCCAGGCGGGTGTCGATCTCGCGCAGCGCGGCCTCCTCGGCCTCTACATCGCCATCTCGACGCAGCGCGTCCTGATCGGCTTCGCGTTCGGCGCCGCCCTCGGGCTGCTGTTCGGCGCGATCGTCGGGCTGTCGCGTCTCGGCGACATCCTGTTCAGCCCCACGCTCGGCGCGATCCGGGCGGTGCCGTCGCTCGCCTGGGTGCCGCTGCTGATCCTGTGGTTCAAGATCGGCGAGGACTCCAAGATCATCCTCATCGCGATCGGCGCGTTCTTCCCGGTCTACACGACCGTCGGCGCTGCCCTCCGGCACGTCGACCGCCAGCTGGTGGAGGCCGGCCGCGCCTTCGGGCTCGGCGGGGTCCGGCTGTTCACGACGGTGCAGCTGCCGTCCGTGCTGCCGTCGGTCGTCTCCGGCCTCCGGCTGGCGCTGGCGCAGGCGTGGCTGTTCCTGGTCGCCGCCGAGCTGATCGCGTCGTCCATGGGGCTGGGCTTCCTGCTCAGCGACTCGCAGAACAACGGGCGCACCGACCGGCTGTTCCTGGCGATCATCCTGCTCGCCATCCTCGGCAAGCTGACGGACTCGCTGGTCGGGCTGTTCGAGCGGTGGGCGAACCGCCGCTGGGCCTGA
- a CDS encoding aliphatic sulfonate ABC transporter substrate-binding protein, with amino-acid sequence MHRRPTLLTAAAAVAAAAALLLSGCVAGEGAASGSQSTAGVTKGGTLNIDFATYNPLSLVIKKEGWLEKALKKQDITVNWVQSAGSNKANEALRSGAIDVGSTAGSAALLARANGSAIKTIDIFSQPEWSALVVGPNSPITSVKELKGKQIAATKGTDPYFFLLQALEANGLSANDVTIQNLQHADGWAALQNGSVQAWSGLDPIMANAEKSGAKLIYRNVKFNTYGFLNATESFLSSKPDVAQTVVNTYEYARAWALKHPDDTAKILADVAGIDPSVATTVITERTNLGVSNVPGPAQLAVLKKVGPIFVQSGDVRTQGDIDKALDSLLDPAFAKKADPSAIG; translated from the coding sequence ATGCACCGCAGACCCACCCTCCTCACCGCCGCCGCGGCCGTCGCCGCCGCTGCCGCCCTCCTCCTCTCCGGCTGCGTCGCCGGCGAGGGCGCCGCGTCCGGCTCCCAGAGCACGGCCGGCGTCACGAAGGGCGGCACGCTCAACATCGACTTCGCGACCTACAACCCGCTGAGCCTGGTCATCAAGAAGGAAGGCTGGCTCGAGAAGGCGCTGAAGAAGCAGGACATCACGGTCAACTGGGTGCAGTCGGCCGGCTCCAACAAGGCGAACGAAGCGCTGCGCTCTGGCGCGATCGACGTCGGGTCCACCGCGGGCTCGGCCGCGCTGCTCGCGCGCGCGAACGGCTCCGCGATCAAGACCATCGACATCTTCTCGCAGCCCGAATGGTCGGCGCTCGTCGTCGGCCCGAACTCCCCGATCACCTCCGTGAAGGAGCTCAAGGGCAAGCAGATCGCGGCGACCAAGGGCACCGACCCCTACTTCTTCCTGCTGCAGGCGCTGGAGGCCAACGGGCTGTCGGCGAACGACGTCACCATCCAGAACCTCCAGCACGCCGACGGCTGGGCGGCGCTGCAGAACGGCTCGGTGCAGGCGTGGAGCGGGCTCGACCCGATCATGGCCAACGCCGAGAAGTCCGGCGCGAAGCTGATCTACCGCAACGTGAAGTTCAACACCTACGGCTTCCTCAACGCCACGGAGTCCTTCCTCTCCTCGAAGCCGGATGTCGCGCAGACGGTCGTGAACACCTACGAGTACGCGCGCGCCTGGGCGCTGAAGCATCCGGACGACACCGCGAAGATCCTCGCGGACGTCGCCGGCATCGACCCGTCGGTGGCGACCACGGTGATCACCGAGCGCACCAACCTCGGCGTCTCGAACGTCCCCGGCCCGGCGCAGCTCGCCGTGCTGAAGAAGGTCGGCCCGATCTTCGTGCAGTCCGGCGACGTGCGCACGCAGGGCGACATCGACAAGGCGCTCGACAGCCTCCTCGACCCGGCCTTCGCGAAGAAGGCCGACCCGAGCGCGATCGGCTGA
- a CDS encoding ABC transporter ATP-binding protein, with the protein MASLSSSSAFSVDFVGVGRAFPGTRRRGVAPAARPVLRDVSLSVEAGEVVAILGASGCGKSTLLRIAGGLDSPTAGAALIDGSPVAGIDARCAVGFQEPRLLPWRSLADDVALGLPRGIDRGDGRERVGRLLELVGLDASASLRPREVSGGMAQRASLARALARNPGVLLLDEPFGALDALTRLRMQDLLLDVHAANPATILLVTHDVDEALQLADRVILLGREDGRDGATIRRVVTVPGARPRDRGSAALAELRAELLDGLGIDRHGRALHDRQAPAIAPFPY; encoded by the coding sequence ATGGCCTCCCTCTCGTCCTCGTCCGCGTTCTCCGTCGACTTCGTCGGTGTCGGGCGGGCGTTCCCCGGGACGCGGCGGCGCGGAGTCGCACCCGCGGCGAGGCCCGTGCTCCGGGACGTGTCGCTGAGCGTCGAGGCCGGTGAGGTCGTCGCCATCCTCGGCGCCAGCGGGTGCGGGAAGTCGACGCTCCTGCGCATCGCGGGCGGACTCGACTCGCCCACGGCCGGCGCGGCGCTCATCGACGGGTCGCCGGTCGCCGGGATCGACGCGCGCTGCGCGGTCGGGTTCCAGGAGCCGCGGCTGCTGCCGTGGCGGTCGCTCGCGGACGACGTCGCGCTCGGGCTGCCGCGGGGGATCGACCGCGGCGACGGGCGCGAGCGGGTCGGGAGGCTGCTGGAGCTCGTGGGGCTGGACGCGTCCGCCTCGCTGCGGCCGCGGGAGGTCTCCGGCGGCATGGCGCAGCGGGCCTCGCTCGCCCGGGCGCTCGCCCGCAACCCCGGCGTCCTCCTGCTGGACGAGCCGTTCGGGGCGCTCGACGCGCTCACCCGGCTGCGGATGCAGGACCTCCTCCTCGACGTCCACGCCGCCAACCCGGCCACCATCCTGCTCGTCACGCATGACGTGGACGAAGCACTCCAGCTCGCCGACCGCGTCATCCTGCTGGGCCGCGAGGACGGCCGTGACGGCGCGACCATCCGTCGCGTCGTCACGGTCCCCGGCGCCCGGCCGCGCGACCGGGGCTCCGCGGCGCTCGCCGAGCTCCGGGCCGAACTGCTCGACGGGCTCGGCATCGACCGGCACGGGAGGGCGCTGCACGACCGCCAGGCGCCGGCCATCGCACCGTTCCCGTACTGA
- a CDS encoding acyltransferase family protein — MSLPTPASRSAIDLSRRDLAVDLVRVCCVLVVVVAHLLMVGVGFGADGALEITKPLTEQPWFAAVSVFGQVMPLFFALGGFAAITGWRSLRSRGGDASDFLYARLIRLVRPTLPVFVFFTVALWTARGLSAPEDVISGVAAGVGTPLWFLAAFLLCQ, encoded by the coding sequence ATGAGCCTGCCGACACCCGCCTCACGTTCCGCCATCGACCTCTCCCGGCGCGACCTCGCCGTCGACCTCGTCCGCGTCTGCTGCGTGCTCGTGGTCGTCGTGGCGCATCTCCTCATGGTTGGCGTCGGCTTCGGGGCGGACGGCGCGTTGGAGATCACCAAACCTCTGACCGAGCAGCCCTGGTTCGCCGCGGTGTCCGTGTTCGGCCAGGTGATGCCGCTGTTCTTCGCGCTCGGCGGGTTCGCCGCGATCACCGGCTGGCGCTCCCTCCGCTCGAGAGGCGGTGACGCCTCCGACTTCTTGTACGCACGGCTCATCCGACTCGTGCGGCCGACCCTGCCGGTGTTCGTGTTCTTCACCGTCGCCCTGTGGACCGCGCGCGGGCTAAGCGCGCCCGAAGATGTCATCTCGGGAGTCGCGGCCGGCGTCGGGACGCCGCTGTGGTTTCTTGCCGCCTTCCTGCTCTGCCAGTAG
- a CDS encoding exodeoxyribonuclease III — protein sequence MRVATWNVNSIRTRVARVVDWMVREDVDVLAMQEIKCKPEQFPYEAFEAAGYEVVLHGLNQWNGVAIAARLPIEDVEIGFPDMPGFLKDHDGPDLPKEARAIGATVDGVRLWSLYVPNGRSLDDPHYVYKLDWLAALAADTQRWLAENPGEQLALMGDWNVAPLDSDVGDPSLIPGASTHISPPERTAFAAFEKVGLTDVVRPIVPDGYTYWDYKQLRFPRNEGLRIDFILGSAAFADRVSDASIHRNERKGDAPSDHVPVLVELAEVATEEDDDDRPMIW from the coding sequence ATGCGCGTCGCCACCTGGAATGTGAACTCCATCCGCACTCGAGTCGCCCGCGTGGTGGACTGGATGGTCCGGGAGGACGTGGACGTCCTGGCCATGCAGGAGATCAAATGCAAGCCGGAGCAGTTCCCGTACGAGGCGTTCGAGGCGGCCGGTTACGAGGTCGTCCTGCACGGCCTCAACCAGTGGAACGGCGTCGCGATCGCCGCCCGGCTGCCGATCGAGGACGTCGAGATCGGCTTCCCGGACATGCCCGGGTTCCTGAAGGACCACGACGGCCCCGACCTCCCGAAGGAGGCCCGCGCGATCGGGGCGACGGTGGACGGCGTGCGGCTGTGGAGCCTGTACGTCCCCAACGGCCGCTCGCTGGACGACCCGCATTACGTCTACAAGCTCGACTGGCTCGCCGCCCTCGCCGCGGACACGCAGCGCTGGCTGGCCGAGAACCCGGGCGAGCAGCTCGCGCTGATGGGCGACTGGAACGTGGCCCCTCTCGACTCCGACGTCGGCGACCCGAGCCTGATCCCGGGCGCCTCCACCCACATCTCGCCGCCGGAGCGCACCGCGTTCGCCGCGTTCGAGAAGGTGGGGCTGACCGATGTCGTGCGGCCGATCGTGCCGGACGGGTACACGTACTGGGACTACAAGCAGCTCCGCTTCCCGCGCAACGAGGGGCTGCGGATCGACTTCATCCTCGGCTCAGCGGCCTTCGCGGACCGGGTGTCGGATGCGAGCATCCACCGGAACGAGCGCAAGGGCGACGCGCCGAGCGACCACGTGCCGGTGCTGGTGGAGCTGGCGGAGGTCGCGACGGAAGAGGACGACGACGACCGGCCGATGATCTGGTGA
- the pyrE gene encoding orotate phosphoribosyltransferase, producing the protein MTDARQQLIDFISAEAVFHGDFTLTSGKKASYYVDLRKVSLDHRVAPLIGQVMIDLIAEVPDVVAVGGMTMGADPVAAAILHQGAARGLAYDAFVVRKEPKDHGRGKQVEGPDLEGKRVIVLEDTSTTGGSPLKAIEALKKVGAEIAGVAVVVDRNTGAREVIESAGYPYFAAIGLEDLGLE; encoded by the coding sequence GTGACCGACGCACGACAGCAGCTCATCGACTTCATCTCCGCCGAGGCGGTCTTCCACGGCGACTTCACGCTGACCAGCGGCAAGAAGGCCAGCTACTACGTCGACCTGCGCAAGGTGAGCCTCGACCACCGCGTGGCGCCGCTGATCGGCCAGGTCATGATCGACCTGATCGCGGAGGTCCCGGACGTGGTCGCCGTCGGCGGGATGACGATGGGCGCCGACCCGGTCGCCGCCGCGATCCTGCATCAGGGCGCGGCGCGCGGGCTGGCCTACGACGCATTCGTGGTCCGCAAGGAGCCGAAGGACCACGGCCGAGGCAAGCAGGTCGAGGGCCCGGACCTCGAGGGCAAGCGCGTCATCGTGCTGGAGGACACCTCCACGACCGGAGGCTCCCCGCTGAAGGCCATCGAGGCCCTCAAGAAGGTCGGAGCCGAGATCGCCGGCGTCGCCGTGGTCGTCGACCGCAACACGGGCGCACGCGAGGTCATCGAGTCGGCCGGCTACCCGTACTTCGCCGCCATCGGCCTCGAGGATCTGGGGCTGGAGTAG